Part of the Virgibacillus natechei genome is shown below.
TTGCAACGGTAAATAGAACGCACGGTATGATTAACCCTTTTGTCAGTGGGACCTCATCCTCTTTACTTATAATGGTTTCACCCCAAAACGCATTTATGAAAATACGAAGTAGAGAATAGATGACAAAAATACTTGATAGAAATGCCAAAGTCAGTAAGATATATGAACCAGCTTCAACGGTACCTTGCCCTACCAAAAGCTTACCTATAAAACCACTTAATGGTGGAATACCAGCTAAAGATAACAGAGCAATGAAGAACATCCATCCTAATAATGGATAATTTCGGATAAGCCCACTCATATTTCCTATTTTACTCGTTCCAGTTAATGCAATCATTGTTCCACCAAGCAAGAAGAGTAATCCTTTTGCAATCATATCGTGGATTAAATAATAAATGGACCCTTCGATCGCTGCCGGGGTAGCAACAGCTAGTCCTACCAAGATAAAACCTACGGCTATTACAACATTGTACGAAATAATTTTTCGAATATCATTATATGCTATGGCACCAATACTTCCCCCAATAAGCGTTAACCCTGCCATAATCCCGATCAATGTATGTGTAATGGACGGTTCATGGTAAAACAAGAGTGTAAACATTCGAAATAATGCATAAATTCCTACTTTCGTCAGCAAAGCTCCGAACAACGCAGCAATTGCGGTGGGCGGCGCACTATAGGATCCAGGAAGCCAGAAATACAAGAGTAACCCTGCTTTTAAACTGAAAACAACGAGGAATAAAACACTAATAACGGTTAAAGTAGGTGTTTGTCCAGACTCCGCAATACGAGCTGACATATGCGCCAGATTTAATGTACCGAGCATTCCATATAGATAGCCAATCGCTATAAGGAAGAACCATGAGGACAATACATTAATCGCTACGTATTTGAGGGACTCTCTTAACTGTACCTTTGTTCCACCAATTGAAATAAGTGCATAAGAAGCCAAAAGCATTATTTCAAAACATACAAATAGATTAAACAAATCGCCCGTTAAAAAGGAGCCATTAACGCCAGCTACCAGAAGGTTAACAAACGGATAAAAAAACATGTTTTCACGTGCTCTATCAATCGAATTAAAGGCATAGAGCAAACAAATTGCAGTCACAATACTTGTAGTTAGTACTAGAAGTACTGAAAAAGAATCCCCAACAAAAAGAATTCCATAAGGTGGCAACCAACCTCCGAAATCAAGTCGCATGACTCCCTCAGACTGAATTGTATTTAGAATATATAAACTAATCCCTGTATTTACAACCATTACAGCAAAACTCATCCATCGCTGCGTTCGTATGAATGGACGTAAGAACATAAGAATAATTCCAATAATAACAGGGATAATCATAGGTAAAACAAGAATATTATTCATCTTCAAAACCTCTCATGTCGCTCAGATTATCCGTACCAACTTCCTGGTATGCACGATATGCTATAACTAGGAAAATGGCAGTTACAGCAAAACTAATTACAATAGCTGTTAATATCAGCGCCTGTGGAAGGGCATCTGTGTACGTTGCCGCCTCTTCTCCAAGCAGCGGTGCACTACCTATTTTTAACCCACCCATCGTCATTAACAGCAAGTGAGCTGCATGGGAAAGAATAGCCGTTCCCAAAATGACTCGTATCAAATTCCTTGAAAGGATTAAATAAGTAGCCACCGTTACCAGAACACCTGCTAGGACGATTATTAACGTTTCCATAAATTACACATCCTCACTAATACTTAAAATTATCGTACCAACGACTCCCACAACAGCTAAAGCAACACCAGCTTCAAAGATCATCATTGTAGCAAGCTCTGTTTCGCCCAAAATAGGAAGATCAAAATAAGAGAATGCTTGTGTTAAAAATGGGGCATCAAAAAACAAAGCACCCAGACCTGATCCAACAGCAAGTAAAGTACCTAAGGCAGCAACCTTTTTAAAATCAACGGGAATTCCTTTTTTCACACTTTCAATATCAAATGAAAGAAAAAGCAAAACCAAGGCGGAAGCAAGGACTAGCCCACCGATAAAGCCACCACCAGGTTCGTTATGACCCGAAAAGAATAAATAGATCCCAAGTGTTAATATAATAAACACGACAACTTTCGCAACGGCTTGCAAGATAACATCATTAATTTTCACTGTTAGGCCCTCCTTTTTTAGCTTTAAGTTTGATTAAACTGTATACACCAATACCAGCTATTAGGAGCACAACAACTTCTAACATTGTATCAAGAGCCCGGAAATCACCAAGAATCGCATTAACAATATTTCTTCCGCCAGCTAGCTCATAAGCATCTTCGAAAAATCCTGATATGGTCTCAAATAATTTGTTATGTTGAACAGATAGAGCCACCAGCACAAATGTTAGCCCAACAGAAATCGAGATAAGTAAATTCACAGTTTTTGTCTTTACCCCATTGGATTCCTTTTTCCATTCTGGCAAGAAATAAAAACATAGTAAAAACAATACGGTTGTTATCGTTTCTACAACAATCTGGGTAAGCGCAAGATCCGGTGCCCGAAACAAGACAAATAATACAGAAATCGAATAGCCAAGAACTCCATTTAATACAATCGCAGTTAAACGTGATTTAGCAAACAAAATTGCAATCCCTGCAACCATCATAACAACGACCATAATCCATTCATATATACTGATTGGGACATCATTAGACATATCAAACGAAAAGGCTCCTGTATAGAATAATGTGATTCCAATTATCCCAACAAAGAAAATGTATATATATAAAAAGTAATCACGAAGAACTCCTGTCATATACGTTTTCGTAATAGCAGTAGAACTGCTCTCTATTTGTGTAAGCGAATAATCGTACAACGTGTTAAATGTCCATTTATCAGGGAACAATTTAAAGATGCCCTTCCAATATCGAAGAAGCAGATAAAGGATAACACCTGTTATGACAACTCCAATTGTCATCCATAACTCTGTATTAAAGCCATGCCATGCTGTGATATTCTGTCCTAAATCAACGGTTGTTCCAAACCCTGGGTACACACTTCCCATAGCTGGGTTCAATAAGTAATACCCTATTACATTTGGGAAGAAGAAAATAAGCACAACAAGAACAGCAAGAATACCAGGTGAAATCATCATACCGATTGGTGGTTCAGCAGCTTCATGTTCCAATTTCTCCTCCTGATAGGGGCCGAAAAACGTCTTAAATACAATGATCAAGCTATATATAAATGTAAAAACACTTGCTATCCATGCAACTACAGGGAAAAGGACTCCCAGACTATTTAGTGAAAAAATATCAAGCTGGCTTATGTTTATAACAGCAGTAAAGAACATTTCTTTACTTAAGAAGCCGTTAAAAAGTGGTAACCCAGCCATCGAAAAGCTACCAATTAAAGCGATCGTAAATGTCACTGGCATAAAGGCCATTAATCCACCAAGTTTCCGTATATCCCTTGTCCCAACTTCATGGTCAATAATACCGATGACCATAAACAGCGCACCTTTAAATGTTGAATGATTTACAAGATGGAACAAGGCTGCAAAGGTTGCTTGCGTATAGAAGACGGAATCCGCGCTATAGCCGTAGTATAGTGCAGCTGACCCCATACCAAACAGACTCATAATCAACCCAAGCTGACTAATCGTTGAATACGCAAGCAGTGCCTTAAGGTCTGTTTGCCGAATTGCATTAAAAGAGCCCCAAATCATTGTTACCATACCTACTCCTGTAACAAGCCAGAACCAGATTTCTCCACCACCAAAGATCGGTGTGAAGCGAGCTACTAAGTAAATACCAGCCTTAACCATTGTTGCGGAATGGAGATAAGCACTAACCGGAGTCGGCGCTTCCATCGCATCCGGGAGCCAAATATGGAAAGGAAATTGTGCAGATTTCGTAAACGCGCCAAGCAGGATAAGGATCATCGCTGGAATAAACAGCTCGTGAGCAGGCAGTTCGCTAACCAACGGAAGGATCTCCTGTATACTAAACGTTCCTGTCATTACGTAAAGCATAATAAAGCCTACGAGCATAGCTATTCCGCCACCAACCGTAATTAGAAACGATTTTTGCGCACCATATCTAGACTGCTTTCGATGAAACCAAAAAGCGATTAAAAGAAAGGACGAAATACTCGTCAATTCCCAGAATAAATATAAAACCATTAGATTATCAGAAAATACGACACCTAACATACCGCCCATAAATATTAGTAAATACATATAAAAAGAATGTAAATCTTCATCTAAATCAAAATAATAGATAGAGTAAAGTATGACCAATGCACCAATACCAGTAATTAATAATCCAAATATCATACTTAATCCATCAAGATATGTGGTAAAATTGATTCCAATAGAAGGAATCCATTCAACTATGTTTATATATGTCTCCCCGTTTGCTATAGAAGGAACATAACGAATAAGATAAATAAACAATAATAAGGAAACTGCAAATACAAACCAACCGATGTGGATTCGGGTTAATTTTTTATATATAAATGGGATTATTGCAGCAACTAAAAAGGGGATCATAATTGCTAAGTTTAAAGTCAAAATTTAAACCTCCTGTTTATTCTTCTCTTACAGTTCTAAGTATAGGAAACGATGACAGATGAAAATACTCCCATTTGGGTACAACTTTGTTCAGTGAGGATGTTCGGGCGCACATAACCATACTACGACGCGCGGGAATTGCTAGTGCAGACGTTTTCACAAGGTTTTTCGGTGGGGTGAGCCATTTACGCACAGTCCCACGACATTACAACATGCCGTATTTAAGTCAGACCCGCCCATTAAACGGTGATAAACCAAATCCATCTCTAAATCATATAGTTTAGTATGGGGGATTGTTAACATACTACAGGGTGATTTTTTTATTCTTAGGTTTACTCGACGATAAACAATAGTAGAAAGTTTATCTTAATTAAAGTACAACTAACTCAATCGAGGTGTTCCACCTTGCATGTTTTTGAGGAAAAACACAGCAGTACAATCGGAATTAAGGGTAAGGAGGGTAATTTTCATCCTGTCATTTTATTACTATGAAAATTGGGATATACTACGAAAGAGAATATTATTTAGCACATTTTATCCTAATTTTTAATTATACACGAAACAAAATATGTCTGCACTTCAGACGTTTAGGGATTTTTAAAATTTTTTCCAAATAAGACTGGAAATATTTCATTTATTAGATTATGCTATATTGAAATAATACTCCTTATGGGGTAGAATAGATACGTTTTGAAAGAAACATTAACTAAATTATAATTATGAAAAAGAGGTGGACGCTGCCATGAAAAAAATAAAAGGTCGGATGGATGAAAGCATACTCGTTTGTGTATATTATGGTCCCAATGGTGAACGCTTAATCCGCCGCGGTTATAAATTGGCGAATATGCTTGATTGCCCATTATATATATTGACTGTCGATCGGTTACCATATGATGAATTTAATGAGGAAAAATCTGCCTATGTGGACCATTGGAAAGAACTTGCGGAAGAACTGGACGCGGAAGAGTTTCTTCTTCGTGACAATGAAAAACGATCATCAATCAGAGCCATTAAAGAAGTTGCCCATAAGCATAATATTACACAAGTAATTATTGGAGAGCCTCCACAGAATAGATGGGAAGAAATAACGAAGGGGTCATTCGTTAATGCCCTTCTCCGTGAATTAACGTTTATTGATGTTCACATTGTATCTGTTGACCGTACTATTAAAAGTAGTAGTGAAGATGCCATCTATGAAAAAGGCGTTCGTGGATTTTTACAAGAAAGTGGTGATTCCTACCGAATAGTTTTCACACGGTCCATGCACAACCAGTATGAAGGTATTTTCTATAAAGATATAGGGACTGATTTTAATAACGGCATTTTCAAATTTATTCATGAGGGGAAAACATGTCAAGTTCATATAACAGAGGACAAAGTAACCCAAAAAATAAAACAGCCACCAAACTTAAAATAAGATCACTGAACGACTTCGGAATAATTCGACTATCAATATATTAATCCTACCCGACCTTATAATATTTGTATAAGATCGGGTAGTTTTTAATTTTTTCATAAATATTGGGACTGCGCTTACTCGTCCCATCGAAAAACAATCGTTGCTTTTAGATCTTCGTAGTTGATATAAAGACGACGAAGTGATAATTCTTTTGCAAACGTCGATGAGAGCAGGGGATTCGCTACGGAAACACATTTCGCTTTCCGCGGGCGGCTGGTGAGCCCTCTCATGCTACCGCATTTCGGGGTCTCACCGAGGCCTTTCCTCCCGCTGGAGTCTTCATGTGTTTCCTCCGCTAGGTGTTGTGGTTACTGCCGCTAAATTGCATTAGTAATCAATATTGGAAACATCGAGTCCACCTCACCAGCTCGGGTGAGCGAAGGGCGGTGACTCCTGCGGGGAACAAAGGTTTTCGGTGGGACGAGTAATCGCTGCAGTACCAATCTTTTAGAAAACAGCCTAGTAGCTTTACTGATTAAACTGTATTGAACTACCCTCCACTTAATTTCTCCTGAAATTTGAAGTGGGGGATTCCTAAGAACACCGGCGTAACCGCCAGTTTTTTATTAGGCTATCCCTGTCGTTCCGACAGTTAAGAGACGAATGGCTTCGTTTCTAAGATTTAATCCTGCGTTACTATCTCTTTGGTGATGACTTCCGCAAGAAGCGCAAGTCCATTCACGCAAAGCGAGATGTTTAACGTCTTTATTTTTATGGCCACATCCAGAACAGAGCTGGCTGCTTGCAAAGTTTTTGCCAACAACAACGACCTTTTTGCCGTACCACGCTGCTTTGTATTCACACATCGTTCTGAATTGGCCCCAGGAGGCTTCACTTATAGCTTTGGAAAGGTTTCCATTTTTAAGCATATTGCTTACAGACAAGTCTTCCAAACCAATCACATCGTGGTTTTTGACGAGGGAGGTTGAAATCTTATCCAGATAATCCTTTCGACTATTGGCTATCGCTTCATGAATACGTGCAACTTTGATTCGTTGTTTGTTCCAATTAGAACTGCCCACGGTACGCCTTGATAGAATGCGCTGTGCCTTCACTAATTTTCCTTCCAATGTACGGAGCCATTTCGGGTTACGGAATACGCTCCCATCTGAAAGTGTTGCAAAATCTTTTAACCCCAAATCAACGCCGACAACCGAATCGGTTTTAGCAAATGCTTGAACTTCCGTTTCTGTTAGGATGGATACAAAATATTTCCCACTTGGATTACGTCGGATGGTGGCATTTATGATACGCCCCTCCACTTCACGGCTCTTTGCAAAACGGATAAGACCCAATTTTGGTAATTTGATGTGTTTACCTAACACATCAATATTGCCATTTGTTTGCTTTGTACTATAGGACTGGACCTTGTTCTTTTTGCTTTTAAAAAGCGGTTTTTGGTTTTGTTTCCTGTAGTAGCGCTGGTAGGAATCAGCTAAGTTTTCAACGGACTTTTGAAGCGAAATACTATCTACCTCTTTAAGGAAAGGATAGTATTCTTTGAGCTGGCGAACCGTCTTCACCGATTCGTATTTATTGAAATATTGACCTTTCCAGTTGTTGATTGGTAGCTGCCCGTTTAGTCTCATTTCTTCCGTTATGTACCAATAGGCATCCTTCTCTTTCTGTTTACCAAGAAAGAAGTTGAAAACAAATCGGGAACAACCGATTGTTTTATTAATAAGCTCTACTTGTTTTTTATTTGGAAAGATACGAAACTTAAAAGCTTTTTGAACCAGCATCCTATCCACCTCATCCGTATATATGTTCCTATTATATCATAGGGAGGCTCCTTTTGCTATCGCCAACCGAAATTCATCTCCCCCTTACCGCTGGCCTATAGTCCTTCATGCGCTTGAAGAGGGAGTCTTCTTTCGGGAAAAGATAAAAACTATAATTTTCAGACATATCAACAGTCTATCCACAGATTGTGGATGGATTTATCATTCATTTTGGATTTCAATACAAAAGATAAAGTAAAACTTCATTCAATAGGGGTTTTACTGCCCATTAATCTGCGATAATTTCCATTCAATCAGGGTGGGAAACATCTCTTTCACGCATCTGCACCTGCACCCTGTGTATATGAACCAACATTTCAGCAACTTATCATAACTTCATTCTTCCCAATCCCGTCCTTATAACTATAATTTGACCGCAATTTTAAAGTCAACAGTCTGTACATCATCACAAATACTGGACCATCTTTTGCAAGCTCATTCAGAACTTTTGAATCGGCTTTTTAAACATACGCGGTTATTCACTTTAAACTCATTGCCACCAAAATTTAGTTTTTATAAAAGGTTGTCAAGGTTGTCCTTGTCTCTGCATATATATGTAACTAACCATTACACTGGAGGTGATATCCTCATGGAATTAAATATGAATAAATGGATTTGTTATGCGGTTGGTTATGTTTTTATAACATCAGGTATTTTAAAATTGCTTGTCAGTGATTTTGCAAACCTATTTATCAACCTAGGTCTCCCATTTCCCGAAATAACCTTATATGTCGTCGCAATAACGGAAGTGGCTTGCGGTATGCTCATTGCCGGGAGAATGTATTTAAAATACGCACTCGCTCCGCTTATCCTAGTCATGCTTGGTGCTCTTTATTTAACGAAGATTCCAGTCTTATTAAATGATGGGTTTTTATCATTTGCCTTTGATGCGAGACTTGATATAGTCATGCTCATTTTATTATTACTTATATGGCAGCACACTCGTGGAAAAGTTGTGGCTTAAATAAGGATTACGGATAACTTTGTTAATAACAAGTGGATAACTGAGTTTACCTGTTAAAAACTCTTAGTTATCCACATTTTTATGCACATATGCACAAATGTTCGGAGTTATTTTGTGTTAAATTTTATATTTAATACTATATCTTGATTTTATCTACAGGGTTATGCACAGCCTGTGCATAACCTTCACGTTCCTCCTACCCGAAAGATAACTTCCCTATCTGCAAAAAAAGGCTATCTTCTCTTGAGCTTGAGAAGATAGCCTCCTACATTTATTGGGAACCTAGTTCTATTGTCGTTTCAGACCGTTGACCATCACGATAATACGTAACAACTACCTCGTCACCTATTTCTTTCTCATGATATAAAATCTTGCGCAGATCAATCATATCCATAACTGGCTCGCCATCAAGTTCTGTAATAACATCCAGTCGTTCCATGCCTGCTTGATCGGCTGGTGATGCTGATTCAAGACTCCAAACATAGACACCACCTTCTACCTCTTCTGGAAGGGTTAACGTTGCATCCCATTCAGACCTTGGTACTTCCTCAAGTGAATATATTTCAACACCTAAATAGGGGCGGACGACTTCACCTGTTTCTTCTAGCTCTTGAATAGTCGGCATAGCTGTTTCCACAGGAATTGCAAATCCAATTCCTTCTACCGCCGCTTCATTTATCTTCATCGAATTAATACCAATAAGCTGTCCATAGATATTAATCAGCGCTCCACCACTGTTACCCGGATTAATCGCTGCGTCCGTCTGAATAACTTCTGCTTGCCAATCAGCACGTCCATCTTGATTAAAATCCTGTGGAATCGTTCGTTGTGTTCCGCTGATTACCCCTGTGGTAACAGAACTAGAAAACATCATACCTAATGGGTTACCAATTGCTATCGCTGGTTCGCCGACTTTGACATTATCCGACGAACCAACTTCAATCACAGCTTGAACCTCCGAACCATCCATCCTTAAGACGGCTAAGTCGGAAAATAAATCCCCGCCAATTATTTCTGCCTCAATATGTGTTTCATCTGATAAAACGACTTCTACGGTATCAGCACCTGCAACAACGTGTTGATTGGTAACAACAAAGGCTGTTCCACCTTCATTTTTATAAATCACACCAGATCCTGTGCCCGCCTCATTTTCCGCTTCTTGCTGCCAATAATCCGTTCCACCTTGAAGATTGATGACTCCTACAACTGCTGGCGTTACTTCTTCAACAACATCCGTTATTTGGGTGGAGACATCCACATTTACACTTCTGTTTTCAATATTGTAATCTGCATCTGCGTTATCATATGTTTGGATAGTTGCTTCATCGCTTTCATCTTGTGTTGCCCTTTGATCAGGTAGTATAGATGAACCCGTAAAAGCCGGCATTCCTATAACCACTAATAAAATACCGATAATAACACCTAACATAGCTGGCACTAACCAACCACGTCTTTTCTTTCGATGTGGATTTGGCGGATAATTCTTATTGTAATATCCCATATATCTATCCCCCTATTATCTAATTGTATTTATTTGTTTTGTTATAGTATTACCTGAATTTCCAAAAAGATAAACAAAAATTTAATTATACGACATCATATAAAGCTGTTGGAGCGTTCGGATCTGTATCACATAAATCAATTTTAATACCACGCTCTTGCAGTAGACTATCTACGGACATCCTCGCAAGGTCTTTCATGTTATTATCTTGGCTTAAATGTGCTAAATAAATTCGTTTTGTTTCATTTCCTATAATATCTGCTAGTGCATATCCAGCATCTTCATTCGATACATGACCCGAATCACCTAGAATACGGCGTTTTACATTCCACGGATACCGCCCCATACGGAGCATACCTACATCATGATTGGCTTCAAATATATATGCATTTGCACCTTCTACTGTTTTTTTAATGTGCTCTGACACATAGCCTACATCTGTTACCAATGCTACTTTTTTCCCGTCATGACGAAATGTGAAAAACATCGGTTCTGCTGCATCATGCGAAACACCGAAGGATTCGATATCCATATCGCTAAATGTTTTCGTTTCTCCCATACCAAAATGAAACTTCTGATCCAATGAAAGCTTGCCAATCGAACCTTCCATCGCTTTCCATGTTTTTTCGTTAGCATAAATTGGCAGGTTATACTTTCGGGCAATAATACCTAATCCTTTAATATGATCCGTATGCTCGTGGGTTACTAAAATACCGGTTAGATTCGATGGGTCTACTTGAATTCCATTGAACAACTGATCGATTTTCTTTCCACTTAACCCAGCATCAACGAGTATTCTTTCTTTTTTTGATTCAATATAAAAAGCATTTCCAGTGCTCCCGGACGCTAATACACTAAAGCGAATTGTCATTTTTTAGTTCACTCCGTTATCTTCATCAAGCATTGGTTCCATTCTTTCTAATACATCATTCTTTAGCTCACTGTCGTCATCCATTGTCTCGATATTTGCAACAATGGATTCGATCGGTTCATCTAAAAAGTCCGTATATCGATTATTTAACACCGTTCCTTCAATCGCATTAACGAAATATTCCTGTTCATCATTACTAGTATCCAATGTAATTTTATACGTGGGTGCGAATACTTGTTCATTATTTTCTAAAGGTACTCTTGTATAAAATCCAATATCCATGGACATTACGGCTTCATTTGGATATAGTTCATTGTTTACATACAGTGCTTCAACTGCTCTAATCGGCTGGATTAATGTTCTACTATCCCCTTGAGACTCAGCATCTTCAAGAATTGTTTGTGTGTAGAATTCCATATTATTTTCTTCATCTAAGAAAACAAGGACAATACCACTGCGATTATAATAGACGGAACGTTCATTTTTTTCCTGGAAAAAAACGAGTACATTCATTTCATTATTCCATTCACCAAACACATATTCCTCTAAGTAGAGAATATTATCCTCTAAAATTGTGAGTATATCGTCGCCTGATGCGTCATCTGGAATAGAAATAGACTCTTCAAACTGTGAAACAATGATACTGTCATTAATCACTTCCGTGTTTTGATCGTCAAAATCAGCTATTTGCTCACGTTCCTGCTGACTAAACTCTTTTTGTTCAGCTGAAATATAGGATTCTTCTGTAACATCTATATGAATATCATCGATTGTAATATTTTCAGATTCAAGCTGGTCTTCAATTGAGGATTCCTGCTCCTCCAATACACCTAAGTCTGCTTGTTCCTGCTTATTAAGGAATTCTATTAACAAATAGATATTGAGAATAAAGAAGCAGAGGATAAACAAGGTTTTTATTTTACTCCATTGCATCCTCAACCGCCCCCTTCATCTGGTCCAATATCTGTTACATTAATTTCTCTCCAGTTATCGTTATACTTCAGATACCATCCAGGTTCAAGCGCAACATAATCACCGTTATAGACCAAACGATAACCAGGTTTTACATCCTGAATATTTTCCACATCATAATCTGTTCTGAATTTATTATTTATATAATAAAGAACATCATTACCTGAGGGTAGTTCATGTGATTGACTGCTTAGCGTATTATTTAAATTAAAAATAGGACGATGATATTGCGCCAATTCCTGATCATTCCATTCCTGCTCTATTTTCGACAAACCTAAAAAATTAAACACCGGATATCCATTATGATACTTACGGTATAAAACTCTATTGGTAGCAGCGGTTTCTAAATCCATAAGTTTGTATTCTTCTGTCCAGCCATTATGATCATTAATTTGTGAGATACTTCTCTCCAGCAAATCTATTGGCACTTCATCGTTAGGAGTCGACGATTGTGGGTTAATGTATTCCATAGTTCCTCGCTCTTCATAAATGCTCATCCCTCGCTGTGCATCGGAATAATAGACTTCTTCTGTACTTGCAACGGATTCATTTGATTGACTAACTAATGAAGGGTCTGGAAATAAAGCATTTACCATGTCATTTGGATTAATAACATCAGCAGCTAAGGAATACTGCTGCATACTAACACCCTCTTGCGGAATATAAATAGGTGACTCTCCTTCGTCAAAGTGTACATATTCCGTTAATCCCTCACGCACCGTAACGGTATCCCATAATTGCTCATATCGATCTGAATCATTGATAACGGCAGTAGCTTGTTCGTTTTCATCAATCGACGGAATTTCGACATTTATAGATGATGTTAGATCATCAAACGTTAAATACATACGATCAAACGACCAAGTTGGGAGTATCTCTGCATCATCATCACTCAAGGTAAAAAGATCATTCAATAATTCGACAGGTAACGCACTCGGAAATATAATCTCTACTTCGTAATTATTCTGCGATCTTGCATTTGATTCCCTAACTTCTAAGTTCGTAAATGACCATGATTGCATGTCCTGATAGAAGGCTTGTCGGTCACTCGGATCCGTGAAACCAAAATGATGATCATTGGTATGGATTATGATGGAACTTGGCTCAACAATCGTTGCTTTTGTTTCTTCCCTGCTACCACCTATATCCGCTTCATTGATATGTGAAGAGATATCTAGCGTTTCATAATTAGGTTGGTAGGTCCATAAACCGAACGTCAATAACAGACTTACTCCGATTAAAATAAATAATGTAAATGTCTTCACTGTTTCAAGTTTAATAGTAACCCCTCCGCTTCTCATTCATAAGCGGTAATGTAAAGAGAATAGTCGTCCCTTTACCTTCTTTGCTCTTTGCCCATATTCTACCGTGCTGTGCTTCGATTATTTCTTTGGAAATGGCTAATCCCAGACCTGTTCCACCAAGGTTCCTCGTTCTTGCTTTATCTGCCCTGTAAAAGCGTTCAAATATTTTCTCCAGTTTATCATAAGCAATTCCTAGTCCCTGATCCTGTACACTCACAAGCAGGTGATGTCTCTGCTTTTCTACTTTTAATCGAATGACTCCACCCTCTGGTGAATATTTGATTGCATTAGATATAACATTATCGAGTACCTGTGTCATTTTATCCTTATCCAGCCAAACCTCTAACGCACTTTTTGGCAATTGCCTTTGCAAAATAACATGTTCTGGCTTATTCATATCAAACCGGTCAATTACCTCGTGAAAATAACGGACGAAATCTGTGCGTTCCATTTGCAGGGCATGATCCTTTGTGTCCATTTTGGAA
Proteins encoded:
- a CDS encoding adenine nucleotide alpha hydrolase family protein; the protein is MKKIKGRMDESILVCVYYGPNGERLIRRGYKLANMLDCPLYILTVDRLPYDEFNEEKSAYVDHWKELAEELDAEEFLLRDNEKRSSIRAIKEVAHKHNITQVIIGEPPQNRWEEITKGSFVNALLRELTFIDVHIVSVDRTIKSSSEDAIYEKGVRGFLQESGDSYRIVFTRSMHNQYEGIFYKDIGTDFNNGIFKFIHEGKTCQVHITEDKVTQKIKQPPNLK
- a CDS encoding Na+/H+ antiporter subunit D, with amino-acid sequence MNNILVLPMIIPVIIGIILMFLRPFIRTQRWMSFAVMVVNTGISLYILNTIQSEGVMRLDFGGWLPPYGILFVGDSFSVLLVLTTSIVTAICLLYAFNSIDRARENMFFYPFVNLLVAGVNGSFLTGDLFNLFVCFEIMLLASYALISIGGTKVQLRESLKYVAINVLSSWFFLIAIGYLYGMLGTLNLAHMSARIAESGQTPTLTVISVLFLVVFSLKAGLLLYFWLPGSYSAPPTAIAALFGALLTKVGIYALFRMFTLLFYHEPSITHTLIGIMAGLTLIGGSIGAIAYNDIRKIISYNVVIAVGFILVGLAVATPAAIEGSIYYLIHDMIAKGLLFLLGGTMIALTGTSKIGNMSGLIRNYPLLGWMFFIALLSLAGIPPLSGFIGKLLVGQGTVEAGSYILLTLAFLSSIFVIYSLLRIFINAFWGETIISKEDEVPLTKGLIIPCVLFTVATIGLGLGAESIALYVNDAVETLLNPEIYIDAVMNNE
- a CDS encoding Na(+)/H(+) antiporter subunit B is translated as MKINDVILQAVAKVVVFIILTLGIYLFFSGHNEPGGGFIGGLVLASALVLLFLSFDIESVKKGIPVDFKKVAALGTLLAVGSGLGALFFDAPFLTQAFSYFDLPILGETELATMMIFEAGVALAVVGVVGTIILSISEDV
- a CDS encoding Na(+)/H(+) antiporter subunit C — translated: METLIIVLAGVLVTVATYLILSRNLIRVILGTAILSHAAHLLLMTMGGLKIGSAPLLGEEAATYTDALPQALILTAIVISFAVTAIFLVIAYRAYQEVGTDNLSDMRGFEDE
- a CDS encoding Na+/H+ antiporter subunit A — protein: MLTLNLAIMIPFLVAAIIPFIYKKLTRIHIGWFVFAVSLLLFIYLIRYVPSIANGETYINIVEWIPSIGINFTTYLDGLSMIFGLLITGIGALVILYSIYYFDLDEDLHSFYMYLLIFMGGMLGVVFSDNLMVLYLFWELTSISSFLLIAFWFHRKQSRYGAQKSFLITVGGGIAMLVGFIMLYVMTGTFSIQEILPLVSELPAHELFIPAMILILLGAFTKSAQFPFHIWLPDAMEAPTPVSAYLHSATMVKAGIYLVARFTPIFGGGEIWFWLVTGVGMVTMIWGSFNAIRQTDLKALLAYSTISQLGLIMSLFGMGSAALYYGYSADSVFYTQATFAALFHLVNHSTFKGALFMVIGIIDHEVGTRDIRKLGGLMAFMPVTFTIALIGSFSMAGLPLFNGFLSKEMFFTAVINISQLDIFSLNSLGVLFPVVAWIASVFTFIYSLIIVFKTFFGPYQEEKLEHEAAEPPIGMMISPGILAVLVVLIFFFPNVIGYYLLNPAMGSVYPGFGTTVDLGQNITAWHGFNTELWMTIGVVITGVILYLLLRYWKGIFKLFPDKWTFNTLYDYSLTQIESSSTAITKTYMTGVLRDYFLYIYIFFVGIIGITLFYTGAFSFDMSNDVPISIYEWIMVVVMMVAGIAILFAKSRLTAIVLNGVLGYSISVLFVLFRAPDLALTQIVVETITTVLFLLCFYFLPEWKKESNGVKTKTVNLLISISVGLTFVLVALSVQHNKLFETISGFFEDAYELAGGRNIVNAILGDFRALDTMLEVVVLLIAGIGVYSLIKLKAKKGGPNSEN